A single region of the Micropterus dolomieu isolate WLL.071019.BEF.003 ecotype Adirondacks linkage group LG18, ASM2129224v1, whole genome shotgun sequence genome encodes:
- the cse1l gene encoding exportin-2, translated as MELNDANLQTLTEFLRKTLDPDPAVRRPAEKFLESVEGNQNYPLLLLTLLEKSQDNVIRVCAAVTFKNYIKRNWRIVEDEPNKVSDPDRTAIKANIVNLMLSSPEQIQKQLSDAISIIGREDFPQKWPDLLTEMVTRFRSGDFHIINGVLRTAHSLFKRYRHEFKSNELWSEIKLVLDTFALPLTELFKATIELCQTHATDVNALKVLFSSLTLISKLFYSLNFQDLPEFFEDNMETWMTNFHGLLTLDNKLLQTDDEEEAGLLELLKSQICDNAALYAQKYDEEFQPYLPRFVTAIWNLLVSTGQEVKYDLLVSNAIQFLASVCERPHYKHLFEDQNTLTSICEKVIVPNMEFRSADEEAFEDNSEEYIRRDLEGSDIDTRRRAACDLVRGLCKFFEGPVTAIFSGYVNSMLAEYAKNPGENWKHKDAAIYLVTSLASKAQTQKHGITQANELVNLNEFFVNHILSDLKSLNVNEFPVLKADAIKYVMIFRSQLPKEQLLQAVPLLISHLQAESTVEHTYAAHALERLFTMRGPNNTTLITPAEMAPFTEQLLNNLFKALALPGSAENEYIMKAIMRSFSLLQEAIVPYIPTLIGQLTHKLLLVSKNPSKPHFNHYLFESLCLSVRITCKANPTTVGSFEEALFPVFTEILQNDVQEFLPYVFQVMSLLLEIHSNSIPSSYMALFPHLLQPALWERTGNIPPLVRLLQAYLEKGSATIAGSAADKIPGLLGVFQKLIASKANDHQGFYLLNSIIEHMPPESITQYRKQIFILLFQRLQSSKTTKFIKSFLVFVNLYCVKYGAIALQEIFDSIQPKMFGMVLEKIIIPEVQKVSGAVEKKICAVGITKVLTECPAMMDTEYTKLWTPLLQALIGLFELPEDDSIPDDEHFIDIEDAPGYQTAFSQLAFAGKKEHDPIGDAVGNPKILLAQSLYKLSTACPGRVPSMLSTSLNAEALQFLQGYLQAASVQLV; from the exons ATGGAACTGAATGATGCTAACCTACAAACCCTCACCGAGTTTCTCAGGAAAACACTGGACCCAGACCCAGCAGTCAGACGTCCAG CTGAAAAGTTTCTTGAATCTGTGGAGGGAAACCAGAACTACCCCTTATTACTACTCACTTTGCTGGAGAAGTCCCAAGACAACGTGATCCgcgtctgtgctgctgttacatTCAAGAACTACATTAAAAGAAACTGGCGCATT GTTGAAGATGAACCAAACAAAGTCTCTGATCCAGACCGAACAGCGATCAAAGCGAACATAGTCAATTTGATGCTGAGTAGCCCAGAACAGATTCAAAAACAG TTGAGTGATGCCATCAGTATCATAGGAAGGGAAGATTTCCCTCAAAAGTGGCCTGACCTGCTAACAGAGATGGTGACCCGCTTCAGGAGTGGAGACTTCCACATCATCAATGGAGTACTTCGTACAGCACATTCCCTCTTCAAGAG GTACCGTCATGAGTTCAAGTCAAATGAGCTTTGGTCAGAGATCAAACTGGTACTGGACACGTTTGCCCTTCCTCTGACAGAGCTTTTCAAG GCCACTATTGAGTTGTGTCAGACTCATGCTACAGACGTCAATGCCTTGAAGGTCCTCTTCTCTTCCCTCACGCTCATCTCCAAGCTGTTCTACAGTCTTAACTTCCAG GACCTTCCAGAGTTTTTTGAAGACAACATGGAAACCTGGATGACAAATTTCCATGGACTACTGACTTTGGATAATAAACTTTTACAAACAgat GATGAGGAGGAAGCCGGTCTCCTAGAGCTGCTGAAGTCTCAGATCTGTGACAATGCTGCTCTTTACGCTCAGAAGTACGATGAAGAATTCCAACCATATCTGCCGCGCTTCGTCACTGCTATCTGGAACCTTTTAGTTTCTACGGGCCAGGAAGTCAAATATGACCTG CTGGTAAGCAATGCTATCCAGTTCTTGGCATCAGTCTGTGAAAGGCCACACTACAAACATCTATTTGAGGACCAGAATACACTCACTAGCATTTGTGAGAAGGTCATTGTGCCCAACATGGAGTTCAGAA GTGCAGATGAGGAGGCATTTGAAGATAACTCTGAGGAATACATCCGGAGGGACCTTGAAGGATCTG ACATTGACACTCGTCGTAGGGCGGCATGTGACTTGGTGAGAGGCCTTTGTAAATTTTTTGAGGGCCCTGTCACAGCAATCTTTTCTGGCTATGTGAACTCAATGCTGGCAGAGTATGCCAAGAATCCTGGGGAGAACTGGAAACACAAAGACGCTGCAATCTATTTGGTCACATCGCTGGCATCTAAAGCACAGACACAGAAG CATGGGATAACACAAGCCAATGAGTTGGTGAATCTGAATGAATTCTTTGTGAACCACATACTCTCAGACTTAAAGTCACTCAATG TTAATGAGTTCCCAGTGCTGAAGGCAGATGCCATCAAGTATGTCATGATCTTCAGAAGCCAG CTACCGAAAGAGCAGCTACTGCAAGCAGTTCCTCTGCTAATAAGTCACCTGCAGGCGGAGAGCACAGTGGAGCACACTTACGCTGCCCATGCTTTGGAGAGGCTGTTCACTATGAGAGGCCCCAACAACACCACACT TATCACTCCTGCAGAGATGGCACCTTTTACTGAACAGCTGCTCAACAACTTGTTCAAGGCACTAGCTCTTCCTGGTTCTGCAGAAAATGAATACATCATGAAAG ccatCATGCGCAGCTTCTCCCTACTGCAGGAAGCCATTGTTCCCTACATTCCCACTCTGATTGGTCAGCTCACTCATAAGCTCCTCTTAGTCAGCAAG AATCCCAGCAAGCCTCACTTTAACCACTACTTGTTTGAGTCCCTGTGCCTGTCTGTGCGGATCACCTGCAAGGCCAACCCCACCACTGTCGGCAGCTTCGAGGAAGCACTCTTCCCCGTCTTCACTGAGATCCTTCAGAATGATGTCCAGG AGTTTCTTCCATACGTGTTCCAGGTGATGTCTCTCCTTCTAGAGATCCACTCCAACTCTATTCCCTCCTCCTACATGGCTTTGTTCCCTCACCTGCTGCAGCCCGCTCTATGGGAACGGACAGGAAACATCCCCCCTCTGGTACGCCTGCTTCAGGCTTACCTGGAGAAGGGAAGTGCCACTATCGCCGGCTCTGCTGCGGATAAAATA CCTGGCTTGCTTGGAGTTTTCCAAAAGCTTATTGCCTCTAAGGCCAATGACCACCAAGGTTTTTACCTTCTCAACAGCATCATAGAGCACATGCCCCC AGAGTCGATCACTCAGTACAGGAAACAGATCTTCATTTTGCTCTTCCAGAGGCTACAAAGCTCCAAAACCACGAAGTTCATCAAGA GTTTCTTGGTGTTTGTCAACTTGTATTGTGTCAAATATGGAGCCATTGCACTTCAGGAGATTTTTGACAGCATCCAGCCAAA AATGTTCGGTATGGTGTTGGagaaaattattattccagAGGTTCAGAAGGTGTCTGGAGCAGTTGAAAAGAAGATCTGCGCTGTTGGCATTACAAAAGTCCTTACCGAATGTCCTGCAATGATGGACACCGAGTACACTAAACTCTG GACCCCTCTGCTCCAGGCGCTCATTGGTCTGTTTGAGTTGCCAGAAGATGACAGCATCCCAGATGATGAGCACTTCATCGACATAGAAGACGCCCCAGGCTACCAGACAGCATTCTCGCAACTGGCATTCGCCGGGAAGAAGGAGCACGACCCGATCGGAGACGCTGTTGGCAATCCCAAGATCCTGCTGGCCCAGTCACTCTACAAGCTTTCAACTGCCTGTCCAGGACGG GTTCCCTCAATGCTGAGCACCAGTCTGAATGCAGAAGCCCTCCAGTTCCTGCAGGGGTACTTACAGGCAGCCAGTGTGCAGCTGGTTTGA
- the LOC123987329 gene encoding retinol dehydrogenase 10-like, which translates to MVFIVDLLMMLIHLTYAILTAIIQTLFRPRLKCIDGELCLITGAGGALGRLFALEFAKEGAHLVLWDCNTAANEQTAKLARELGVQVHAYTVDLSKRQSIYEIADRVRVEVGEVSILVNNAGVVAGRRLLDCPDELLERTLLVNCHALFWMTKAFLPQMKAKNHGHIVTIASTLGLFSTACVEDYCASKFGAVGFHESLTHELRAEDQYGIKTTLVCPYIVDTGMFAGCEIRKELRSLIPPLEPLYTVQQSMKAILGEQQMICIPRLMYIPLLTRALLPWDANVATYRFMGGDKCMLPFIKNVELNSSNGHSKSS; encoded by the exons ATGGTTTTTATAGTGGATCTGCTGATGATGCTCATCCACTTAACCTACGCCATCCTAACCGCCATCATACAGACTTTATTCCGGCCGAGGCTGAAGTGCATTGATGGGGAGCTCTGCCTGATAACAGGGGCCGGGGGCGCGCTGGGTCGGCTGTTCGCCCTGGAATTTGCCAAAGAGGGAGCGCACCTCGTGCTGTGGGACTGCAACACGGCTGCCAACGAGCAGACCGCCAAGTTGGCGCGCGAGCTGGGCGTTCAGGTGCACGCGTACACAGTGGATCTGTCCAAGCGTCAGAGCATCTATGAGATCGCGGACAGGGTGAGAGTAGAGGTCGGGGAAGTCTCTATACTGGTCAACAACGCAGGCGTGGTGGCTGGACGGAGGCTGCTGGACTGTCCTGACGAACTTTTGGAAAGGACTCTGCTGGTCAACTGCCACGCGCTGTTTTGG ATGACAAAGGCCTTCCTGCCTCAGATGAAAGCAAAGAACCATGGTCACATTGTAACCATCGCCAGTACTCTTGGGCTGTTCAGCACTGCATGTGTAGAG GACTACTGTGCCAGTAAATTTGGAGCTGTGGGTTTCCACGAGTCCCTGACGCACGAGTTGCGAGCAGAGGACCAGTATGGCATCAAAACCACTTTAGTCTGCCCTTATATTGTAGATACGGGGATGTTTGCAGGCTGTGAAATCAG GAAGGAGCTCCGGAGTCTAATTCCACCTCTGGAGCCCCTCTACACTGTGCAGCAGTCCATGAAAGCCATTTTAGGCGAACAGCAAATGATCTGCATTCCTCGCCTCATGTACATCCCCCTTCTCACACGAGC ATTGCTGCCTTGGGACGCAAATGTAGCAACATACCGCTTCATGGGAGGTGACAAATGCATGCTACCCTTCATCAAGAATGTTGAACTGAATTCCTCCAACGGCCACAGCAAATCCTCCTAA